Proteins encoded together in one Planctopirus ephydatiae window:
- a CDS encoding phospho-sugar mutase — translation MERSIRIRELCQSAVAAGVLTEPALLRIEKWLADDQYAEYQQAIEDDIAGQNWPQLEAAFGTILPFGTGGRRGVMSPYGTATINGRTIAESAYGLASYLREVLSQRGEAEPPVVVIACDSRHRSLEFARLSAEVCASAGCRVKLFTEPRATPELSFAVRYLQADAGIVISASHNPPADNGFKAYWSNGGQIVPPHDRQILQRIAKIESLPPRTEQVGASALIDFLGSDLDDAYLEALAQQSILRVSEEDRAAIRILYTPLHGVGNSSAGEVLRREGFSGTKLFELQSALDGGFPFVKDHLPNPERDAVFQDAVEFANQSQTRGQGFDLIMATDPDADRLRVAVRDLSSSQASKPWVLLSGNQLGALLVDFALSYRDWPADAYVVQTMVTSPLISRIAKSKGVRVIDKLPVGFKYIGETIDAEGPAGFVFGAEESLGYLAGNYARDKDAALAALWTAELAAMLKARGETLLDRLRQIYKTHWLDVESLWPIRQFAESSQLQETGPSAAHQVVEQIRLRMQQLRLKPPLSRGACELEDNVSWRRMDDLLERKTWEAQPASSLLPVHAQPLSEPYPVADMCWLFGSTIDGAEIALALRPSGTEPLLKVYLFSRLAPELWAGEDPLERREHEARRHARLVEKFLAEHFQPSAVSMTHGDVQGSR, via the coding sequence GTGGAACGAAGCATCCGTATTCGCGAACTTTGTCAGAGTGCTGTCGCTGCGGGAGTGCTCACCGAACCTGCGCTGTTGCGAATCGAAAAATGGCTGGCCGATGACCAGTATGCTGAGTATCAGCAGGCCATCGAAGACGACATAGCCGGGCAGAACTGGCCCCAACTGGAGGCGGCGTTTGGCACGATACTTCCCTTTGGCACAGGTGGTCGACGCGGCGTGATGAGTCCTTATGGGACAGCCACCATCAATGGCCGAACGATTGCCGAATCGGCCTATGGACTGGCGAGTTATCTGCGGGAAGTTCTCTCCCAGCGTGGCGAAGCTGAGCCACCCGTAGTGGTCATTGCCTGTGATTCGCGGCATCGGTCGCTGGAGTTTGCCCGGTTATCTGCCGAAGTCTGTGCGAGTGCTGGTTGCCGGGTGAAACTCTTTACAGAACCACGCGCGACTCCCGAACTTTCCTTTGCCGTGAGATATCTCCAGGCGGATGCCGGGATTGTCATTTCGGCTTCTCATAATCCGCCCGCGGATAATGGCTTCAAGGCTTACTGGTCGAATGGCGGGCAGATTGTGCCGCCCCATGATCGGCAGATTCTTCAGCGCATTGCCAAAATTGAGTCGTTACCTCCTCGTACGGAACAGGTGGGAGCATCAGCACTCATCGACTTCCTGGGGAGTGATCTCGACGATGCGTACCTCGAAGCTTTGGCCCAGCAATCGATTCTTCGCGTGAGTGAGGAAGATCGCGCAGCCATCAGGATTCTGTACACGCCGCTGCATGGAGTGGGGAACAGTTCGGCTGGTGAAGTTCTGCGCCGGGAAGGGTTTTCGGGGACGAAGCTGTTCGAATTGCAAAGCGCGCTGGATGGTGGCTTTCCCTTCGTGAAGGATCATCTTCCCAATCCTGAGCGGGATGCTGTGTTTCAGGATGCCGTCGAGTTTGCAAATCAAAGCCAAACTCGGGGGCAAGGTTTTGATCTGATTATGGCGACTGATCCCGATGCCGATCGATTGCGGGTGGCTGTGCGCGATCTTTCCAGCAGTCAGGCATCGAAGCCCTGGGTTCTCCTTTCGGGGAATCAGTTGGGTGCATTGCTGGTCGATTTTGCGTTGTCGTATCGCGACTGGCCCGCGGATGCTTATGTCGTGCAGACGATGGTGACATCCCCTTTGATCAGCCGGATTGCGAAATCGAAGGGGGTTCGAGTGATCGATAAACTCCCGGTCGGTTTCAAATACATTGGCGAAACGATTGATGCCGAAGGCCCGGCGGGATTTGTTTTTGGAGCCGAGGAATCGCTGGGATATCTGGCAGGGAATTATGCTCGCGATAAAGATGCGGCTTTAGCGGCCTTATGGACTGCCGAACTGGCGGCGATGTTAAAAGCCCGGGGCGAGACATTGCTGGATCGTTTGCGGCAGATCTACAAAACACATTGGCTCGATGTGGAATCGCTCTGGCCGATTCGACAGTTTGCTGAAAGTTCGCAGCTGCAGGAGACAGGCCCATCAGCGGCTCATCAGGTAGTTGAACAGATTCGATTGCGGATGCAGCAGCTAAGACTCAAGCCACCCCTCAGTCGAGGAGCCTGTGAACTAGAAGATAATGTTTCGTGGCGACGAATGGACGATCTGCTGGAACGAAAGACATGGGAGGCACAACCCGCTTCCAGCCTACTGCCTGTTCACGCTCAACCACTTTCCGAGCCTTACCCGGTGGCAGATATGTGCTGGCTGTTTGGCTCGACCATCGACGGTGCCGAAATCGCACTGGCTTTACGACCATCGGGGACGGAACCTTTGTTAAAGGTTTATCTCTTCAGCCGGTTGGCCCCGGAGTTGTGGGCAGGGGAAGATCCCCTGGAGCGGCGTGAGCATGAGGCCAGGCGACATGCACGGCTGGTGGAAAAGTTTCTGGCGGAACATTTTCAACCATCAGCCGTATCGATGACCCATGGTGATGTTCAGGGCTCTCGATGA
- a CDS encoding glycosyltransferase, with product MSDESPHAALEGWQRVEQSRPRVLFALVSFHPGGAERQTIELIRHLDRMLFEPLIVVLDGTGPLRGAVPEDVRVMELAPIAQDHWLSRWLGRLPGCGRLSRWLAYSRLLVDEKIDVVYQRVYNLTLDLSWPTWWRRIPRVSVCVGDQQAEIERYAKIHPWVSWRFARWAYRTADVIAANSNELKDQVARQLHLPAEEMVVLVNGIDIEQITELSRQVIPLPEIVSASTVGHAETLKILTVGRIDEAKGYLDLAQALIDVARQHPAKPLIWSIVGTGPLQDRLLEMAKEFPENLKLFCWGSLSNPFPSYRWADLFILPSHSEGSPNVLLEAMALGCPVISTNCPCGPQEILEGGELGRLVEPHAPAQLAQAMEEFLHDPAPARALSIRAQEHVATKYSIQMATRRLEAILRKLTEDQHT from the coding sequence ATGAGCGACGAATCTCCTCATGCTGCACTCGAAGGTTGGCAACGGGTCGAACAGAGCCGCCCGAGGGTGCTGTTTGCGCTGGTGTCGTTTCATCCCGGTGGAGCTGAGCGGCAGACGATTGAACTGATCCGTCATCTGGATCGAATGCTGTTCGAGCCACTGATTGTCGTGCTCGATGGCACAGGCCCGCTCCGCGGCGCCGTGCCGGAGGATGTGCGGGTGATGGAACTGGCCCCCATCGCGCAGGACCATTGGCTGAGCCGCTGGCTGGGAAGACTGCCAGGATGCGGCCGGTTATCCCGCTGGCTGGCTTATAGCAGACTGCTGGTGGATGAAAAGATCGATGTCGTTTATCAGCGGGTCTATAACCTGACGCTGGATCTTTCATGGCCGACGTGGTGGAGACGGATTCCGCGAGTTTCGGTCTGTGTGGGGGATCAACAGGCAGAAATTGAACGCTATGCGAAAATTCATCCCTGGGTGTCATGGCGTTTTGCGAGATGGGCTTATCGCACGGCGGATGTCATTGCTGCCAATTCCAACGAACTGAAAGACCAGGTTGCCCGGCAATTGCACCTGCCCGCCGAAGAGATGGTGGTGCTCGTTAATGGGATTGATATCGAGCAGATCACAGAACTCTCCCGGCAGGTCATCCCCTTACCCGAGATCGTTTCTGCCTCGACTGTGGGTCATGCAGAAACACTCAAGATCCTGACTGTGGGGCGTATTGACGAAGCGAAGGGATATCTGGATCTCGCTCAGGCACTCATCGATGTGGCCAGACAACATCCCGCGAAGCCGTTGATCTGGTCAATCGTCGGGACAGGCCCGCTGCAGGATCGACTGCTGGAAATGGCCAAAGAGTTCCCCGAGAATTTGAAACTTTTCTGTTGGGGATCGCTGTCGAATCCGTTCCCCAGTTACCGCTGGGCCGATCTGTTTATCTTGCCTTCGCATAGCGAAGGTTCACCCAATGTGTTGCTGGAAGCGATGGCACTGGGCTGCCCGGTGATCAGCACCAACTGCCCATGCGGCCCCCAAGAGATTCTGGAAGGTGGTGAATTGGGAAGGCTCGTTGAGCCGCATGCCCCTGCCCAACTGGCCCAGGCAATGGAAGAGTTTCTCCACGACCCGGCACCTGCGCGAGCGCTTTCGATTCGAGCCCAGGAACACGTGGCCACAAAGTATTCGATTCAAATGGCCACACGCCGCTTGGAGGCCATCTTAAGGAAACTGACTGAAGATCAACATACTTGA
- a CDS encoding tetratricopeptide repeat protein, with protein MATHSSTADAHGQHGKKEGHEQSAKSAGKILGLPKRLAILGAGLSGGILLLALVCWWLFPGESTEAIHLANAVKLLEEGHFEEATELLQPLIESQFLDDEAPGRMAYAQGLLGYQEARNSEKEMELPRLASAIAFLRDAQSREPEIRKNPTWQNAMAQSLYRTGAIEEARTWLVQLSTIESSFQPQSVDTLCALDLSLVDINRVAPPAPSSAVEAHSSQPHSDDAHSKDDAHSKETHADSHDSHASEKSHSNDHAAAAHSNAHPPAAKTKPTSDHGTGHGTGHSEKHSPKEPEGHGQSKHDGHSDSGGHGHSAGHGDDAAEAEPEEPPFIDPYASLPMLEGDLKRLANLLEGQKLSLEDRTMLLLRRADVLLALERTLEAEAAMQLARNSSTDPDGLAIQEARLAMAKRKFPEAEKHLLPLTEGKRPNLRHVSTALYLLARCALEQSSVETALNEQLALRGQGMKRLRDLLVRFVGTEEAVVGMIDMADIHRLEGNTERAIELYIGAVRTIVRLEDYHNRWLSQTAFRDRLRNAWKLWVEGGKYAEALALAESLPPLFDRVETAELVANTNRAWAMTQQEEYDQLPESLKPPKLAQVRSRWKASARAWYQLAQTRKMNFRYPEDLWESSSDSIAAAEYKSALERVDEYLATLPREMLATALVRKAGLMMDLDRLDEAIPILESVQQKFPSDPSSYKAQVRLAKAFTEKGDLFRAETQWRAILTSETLTPEAAEWNEALLKLGCLLVDRGILLRQEADKKGAKGNSPTPAQTVSVSSNTSDLPGTYIPDAGIDSIRAVQIEASSRLTEFLARYPNDPSEVQAMYQLARSQREQARLIRNALKSPLAEAVKLRLAEQQKILDEQSLDNLVKLRDTLNKQANQTGLNTLHEAILANTAFDVGHQLFELRRDKDAIMAYNTAINRYRNNPQVLSAFLQMAEAYRRMGKPAEARSMLEQGRVILRQKQIPDSAFDNLGSSLTREEWELWLEKISQLGH; from the coding sequence ATGGCCACGCACTCCTCGACTGCCGATGCCCATGGTCAGCATGGCAAAAAGGAAGGCCATGAGCAGTCCGCAAAATCAGCCGGGAAAATTTTGGGTCTTCCCAAAAGGCTGGCCATTCTGGGAGCTGGTTTGTCGGGAGGGATTCTCTTGCTGGCACTGGTTTGCTGGTGGCTCTTTCCGGGAGAATCGACCGAAGCCATCCATCTGGCGAATGCCGTCAAGTTATTAGAGGAAGGTCATTTTGAAGAAGCGACCGAGCTGCTCCAGCCATTGATCGAATCGCAGTTTCTGGATGATGAGGCACCGGGTCGGATGGCTTATGCCCAGGGTCTTTTGGGATATCAGGAAGCACGGAACTCCGAAAAAGAGATGGAGTTACCCAGACTGGCATCGGCCATTGCTTTTTTGCGGGATGCTCAATCCCGCGAGCCCGAGATCAGAAAGAACCCGACCTGGCAGAATGCCATGGCTCAATCGCTCTACCGCACGGGTGCCATCGAAGAAGCCCGCACCTGGCTGGTTCAGCTCTCGACCATCGAAAGCTCTTTTCAACCCCAGTCTGTCGATACGCTCTGCGCGCTCGATCTTTCTTTGGTCGATATCAATCGTGTCGCACCACCAGCCCCATCCTCTGCTGTGGAAGCTCATTCATCACAGCCCCACAGTGATGATGCCCACTCGAAAGATGATGCCCACTCCAAAGAGACTCATGCCGACTCACACGATTCGCACGCTTCTGAAAAAAGTCACTCGAACGATCATGCAGCAGCGGCACACAGCAATGCTCATCCTCCTGCTGCCAAAACAAAACCTACTTCAGATCATGGCACTGGACATGGAACTGGGCACAGCGAGAAACACAGCCCAAAAGAGCCGGAAGGCCATGGCCAAAGTAAACATGACGGACACAGTGACAGTGGCGGACATGGCCACAGTGCAGGACATGGGGATGACGCCGCTGAAGCCGAACCGGAGGAACCTCCGTTTATCGATCCTTATGCCAGCCTGCCCATGCTTGAAGGAGATCTGAAGCGCCTGGCCAATCTGCTCGAAGGCCAGAAACTTTCTCTCGAAGATCGCACGATGCTTTTATTAAGACGTGCCGATGTCCTGCTGGCACTCGAACGCACTCTCGAAGCCGAAGCCGCCATGCAACTGGCGAGGAACTCTTCGACTGATCCCGATGGTCTGGCAATTCAGGAAGCCCGCCTGGCCATGGCCAAGCGCAAGTTCCCAGAGGCTGAAAAGCATCTATTGCCACTGACAGAAGGGAAACGTCCCAACCTCCGGCACGTCAGTACGGCTCTTTACCTACTGGCTCGTTGTGCTCTCGAACAATCCTCGGTCGAGACGGCTCTCAATGAACAGTTAGCCCTGCGTGGCCAGGGAATGAAGCGTTTACGCGATCTGCTGGTGCGTTTTGTGGGTACTGAAGAAGCCGTGGTCGGGATGATCGATATGGCCGATATCCATCGTCTCGAAGGGAACACCGAGAGGGCCATCGAGCTTTATATCGGTGCTGTTCGCACCATTGTGCGGCTGGAAGATTATCACAACCGCTGGCTGAGCCAGACAGCTTTTCGCGATCGTCTGCGGAATGCGTGGAAACTCTGGGTGGAAGGTGGCAAATATGCGGAAGCTCTGGCCCTGGCAGAATCGCTACCCCCACTTTTTGATCGAGTCGAAACCGCCGAACTGGTCGCTAATACCAACCGTGCCTGGGCCATGACTCAGCAGGAGGAATACGACCAGCTGCCAGAGTCTCTTAAGCCACCGAAACTGGCACAGGTGCGAAGTCGTTGGAAAGCCAGCGCTCGCGCCTGGTATCAGTTGGCACAAACTCGCAAGATGAACTTCAGGTATCCCGAAGATCTCTGGGAAAGCTCTTCGGATTCCATTGCCGCAGCAGAGTACAAGTCGGCACTCGAGCGTGTTGATGAATACCTGGCCACTCTCCCGCGCGAAATGCTGGCGACGGCACTCGTTCGCAAAGCGGGCCTGATGATGGATCTGGATCGACTCGATGAGGCCATCCCCATACTCGAATCTGTCCAGCAGAAATTCCCCTCCGATCCTTCCAGCTACAAAGCGCAGGTACGACTGGCTAAAGCATTTACCGAAAAAGGGGATCTTTTCCGTGCCGAGACTCAATGGCGTGCCATTCTGACCTCAGAAACTCTGACACCTGAGGCTGCCGAATGGAATGAAGCACTTCTCAAACTCGGCTGTCTGCTGGTGGATCGCGGAATCCTGTTGCGGCAGGAAGCCGACAAAAAAGGGGCGAAAGGAAATTCACCCACCCCGGCTCAAACAGTTTCCGTCTCGTCAAATACCAGTGACTTGCCAGGAACTTACATTCCAGATGCCGGGATCGACAGCATTCGCGCCGTTCAAATTGAAGCCTCCTCCCGCCTGACAGAATTCCTGGCACGTTATCCGAATGATCCCTCCGAAGTGCAGGCCATGTATCAACTTGCCCGTTCCCAGCGGGAACAGGCCCGGCTGATCCGCAATGCCTTGAAATCACCACTGGCTGAAGCCGTCAAGCTCCGTCTGGCCGAGCAGCAGAAGATCCTCGATGAGCAATCTCTCGATAATCTCGTCAAGCTCCGCGACACTTTGAATAAGCAGGCCAATCAGACAGGGTTGAACACGCTGCACGAAGCGATTCTGGCCAATACGGCTTTTGATGTCGGGCATCAGCTCTTTGAACTCCGTCGAGATAAAGACGCCATCATGGCGTACAACACCGCGATCAATCGATATCGCAATAACCCGCAGGTGCTTTCGGCATTTCTCCAAATGGCGGAGGCTTATCGCCGCATGGGGAAACCTGCCGAAGCCCGCAGCATGCTCGAACAGGGACGGGTCATCCTCCGGCAGAAGCAGATTCCCGACAGTGCCTTCGATAACCTCGGTTCAAGCCTCACTCGCGAGGAATGGGAACTCTGGCTGGAAAAAATCAGCCAACTGGGGCACTGA
- a CDS encoding HPF/RaiA family ribosome-associated protein: MHTNLITRGLVLPQGLREFVDRKLEFALDRFQLSPADVEITLEDINGPRGGQDKRCRLRVGNTKRTRVLIEETGSDLQRVLSRTVDRMEQALAKLHRKHHSRASRQPGRRLAMAADL; this comes from the coding sequence ATGCATACGAATCTCATCACGCGTGGATTGGTTCTTCCTCAAGGTCTCAGAGAATTTGTCGATCGCAAACTGGAGTTCGCACTCGACCGTTTTCAGCTTTCGCCGGCTGATGTCGAGATCACCCTCGAAGACATTAACGGTCCTCGGGGCGGCCAGGATAAGCGATGTCGCTTGCGGGTCGGTAATACCAAACGAACGCGAGTTCTCATTGAGGAAACGGGATCGGATCTGCAGCGTGTTCTTTCGCGGACAGTTGATCGCATGGAACAGGCTCTGGCCAAATTGCATCGCAAACATCATTCGCGAGCATCCAGACAGCCGGGCCGTCGCCTGGCGATGGCAGCAGATCTTTAG